Proteins encoded in a region of the Inquilinus sp. KBS0705 genome:
- a CDS encoding dipeptide epimerase, whose amino-acid sequence MSNNFPVITSIDVYRFSISMVPFTIATGVMDNAQNVFIRVHTDAGFYGVGECSAFPMIVGETQDTCLVMARYFAGLWIGQNALDIEARMRQLHAAAAGNTTIKSAFDMALYDIAAKHAGIPLYQYLGGARRVVESDITIGIATPEAMAQKAMEFKASGAHILKVKLGKGAQTDVERIKQVREAVGPEINIRIDANQGWSYEEAVFALQALAPYDIEFCEQPMRTWYNDRLPALMKLSPVKIMADESVYNHHDARMQIESQSCHYVNIKMAKAGGINEAIKIHDTCAERGVACMMGGMLESRIALSSKLHFVYASPNIKFYDMDTCMLGHLVDPVVGGVTYDGYKLSISDAPGIGADADDAFLKGCEKFTV is encoded by the coding sequence ATGTCAAATAATTTCCCTGTTATTACCTCGATTGATGTCTATCGTTTCAGCATTTCTATGGTGCCGTTTACCATTGCCACCGGTGTTATGGACAATGCCCAAAACGTATTTATCAGGGTGCATACCGATGCCGGGTTTTACGGGGTAGGCGAGTGCTCGGCCTTCCCCATGATAGTTGGCGAAACGCAGGACACCTGCCTGGTGATGGCCCGCTATTTTGCAGGGTTGTGGATAGGGCAAAATGCTTTGGATATTGAAGCCCGCATGCGCCAGCTACATGCCGCGGCAGCAGGTAACACTACCATTAAAAGTGCCTTTGATATGGCCCTGTACGATATAGCTGCCAAACATGCCGGCATACCTTTATATCAATACTTAGGCGGCGCACGCAGGGTAGTAGAGAGTGATATTACTATTGGTATTGCCACGCCCGAAGCTATGGCCCAAAAAGCTATGGAGTTTAAAGCATCGGGTGCGCATATATTGAAGGTAAAGCTGGGTAAGGGCGCGCAAACGGATGTTGAACGCATTAAACAGGTACGCGAAGCGGTTGGCCCCGAAATTAACATCCGCATTGATGCTAACCAGGGCTGGAGCTACGAGGAGGCAGTATTTGCCCTGCAAGCCCTTGCCCCGTATGATATAGAGTTTTGCGAACAACCTATGCGCACCTGGTATAACGATCGCCTGCCTGCGCTGATGAAGCTATCGCCGGTAAAGATAATGGCCGACGAAAGCGTATATAACCACCACGATGCCCGTATGCAGATAGAGAGCCAATCATGCCATTATGTGAATATTAAAATGGCTAAGGCCGGGGGGATTAACGAGGCCATTAAGATACATGATACCTGTGCCGAACGTGGCGTTGCCTGTATGATGGGCGGAATGCTGGAAAGCCGCATTGCCCTAAGCAGCAAGCTGCACTTTGTATATGCCAGCCCCAATATCAAATTTTACGATATGGATACCTGTATGCTGGGCCATTTGGTTGACCCTGTAGTAGGCGGCGTTACCTATGACGGGTATAAGCTCAGCATCAGCGATGCACCGGGTATTGGTGCCGACGCCGATGATGCATTTTTAAAGGGTTGCGAAAAATTTACCGTATAA